In one window of Nicotiana tabacum cultivar K326 chromosome 12, ASM71507v2, whole genome shotgun sequence DNA:
- the LOC107831130 gene encoding cytosolic sulfotransferase 5-like, with protein MVNNVELLHEYHPSLPKENWWRDNTLCQINGFWFLPKFVPSTFRVLNEFKPLNNDVILASFPKTGTTWLKSLLFSIIYRSSKESLVNHNPHELVPTLEVQVFGRTGPSPIAIDNIDSRRLFSTHIPYQLIGKTLDSSDCRVVYITRNPKDTLVSMWHFTNKWKNVEDGPWPIEEAIEKFCAGIFPGGPYYDHVTGFKAASLEKPENIFFITYEELFTDTNTHVKRLAEFLGCPFDKEEEVEEVVKSCSFDILSSHEVNKSEDFPSWFQVPYNSFFRQGVVGDHKNYLNAMTIERIDALTRDKFHGAGFIYGI; from the coding sequence ATGGTGAATAATGTGGAGCTTCTCCATGAGTATCATCCGTCCTTACCGAAAGAAAATTGGTGGCGAGATAACACTCTCTGTCAAATAAATGGTTTTTGGTTTCTTCCTAAATTTGTGCCAAGCACTTTTCGTGTTCTTAATGAGTTCAAACCACTTAATAATGATGTAATATTAGCATCCTTTCCAAAAACTGGGACGACATGGCTTAAATCTCTTCTTTTCTCCATCATCTATCGATCCTCCAAAGAGTCATTAGTCAACCACAATCCCCACGAGCTTGTTCCTACGCTTGAGGTCCAAGTCTTTGGAAGAACTGGACCATCTCCAATTGCAATTGACAATATAGATTCAAGGAGGCTCTTCTCTACCCATATTCCTTACCAGCTTATAGGCAAAACTCTTGATTCATCTGACTGTCGAGTTGTTTACATTACACGAAACCCTAAGGATACACTGGTATCAATGTGGCATTTCACAAATAAATGGAAGAACGTAGAAGATGGGCCATGGCCCATTGAAGAAGCCATAGAGAAATTTTGTGCTGGAATATTTCCTGGTGGACCTTATTATGACCATGTTACGGGATTCAAAGCGGCAAGCTTAGAGAAACCTGAAAATATATTCTTTATAACTTATGAGGAGCTATTTACTGACACAAACACTCATGTCAAGAGATTGGCTGAGTTTCTAGGATGCCCATTTGATAAAGAGGAGGAAGTAGAGGAGGTTGTGAAGAGTTGCAGCTTTGACATTCTGAGTAGCCATGAAGTGAACAAATCTGAAGATTTTCCTTCTTGGTTTCAAGTTCCCTATAATTCTTTCTTCAGACAAGGTGTAGTTGGGGATCATAAAAACTACCTGAATGCTATGACAATTGAGCGTATTGATGCATTGACAAGAGATAAGTTTCATGGAGCTGGTTTCATATATGGCATTTAG